The genome window CCCGCGTTTACCGACGTAGAGCAGATAAGGAAAATCGATTGAGGTCTTGACCTGATTCAGTGAACTGGTCTGAAAATTAGTGCCCAACGGTATGACGCTAATTTTATCCGGATCAACGGGGAAAAATCGTACTATTTCCTGTTTAGAGAACTCTGATATCGAAATAATTCGATTGGCCCGCTGCATTAATTCCTTCTTGGCTTCATACAACCCTTCACCCAGATCCGGATACTGTTTACCATATCGTTCGCTGGTGGCGTCATAAAACGTTAAGACGAAAGGCTTCTTGCCAATCGAATTCAGGAAATAGCGGTGGTAATACGTCGGGTGAAAAATATCGAACCGGCCGGCCTTCACGCGCTGTAAACTATACAGACGATTCAGGAGGGAGGCCGCTCGATTTACATTACGTACATGGGCCAGTTGCCGATAACGAAAATGATTACTAAATGATGCCTTGTTCAGGTACTCGTTATTGGATAAGAGCAGCGACAATTCAAAATCTATATCAGAACGATTGGAAAACGAACTCATCAAGTCAAAGAAATACCTGGACACGCCCCCATAGGCTAGACCCGTAAAGCATTGATGATCGAATAAAACGTTCATGAACAAGAATAAGATAGTTTGTATTTTTTCTAGAAAATACGCCTGCAAAAATACAACTTATAGCGGTAAAACCAAGATTATGTGTGCTCTACTCTATGAAGGATTCAGCGTAGAACGGGTAAGGGCACGCTGTCGACAAACTGCGTAACGATCCGCATCGCTTCTACCGTTGTGTGTCGCCAGCCTCTCAAAACGACAGGCTCAGGTTGCTGGCCATAAGCTGGTCTGATCGTCATTAATACCGGATTATTGTGCGCAGAAACGGATTTGCTGTAATCCGCTACCAACATTGCGGCATCAGGTCGATTGCTTAGGTTCAGCCGATTCTGGTGGGGGAAGAACCCCTCATCGGCGTTATAAAGCCCCTTTGCGTTAACAAACAGCAAGGGTTCATCGCTATCGCTTACCGCCCATGAGCCAGCCTTTTTTTGTAACTGCCGCTCCGGTAGATTCCACAACGCTACGTTCCAGGCTGTATCTCTAACCAAGACTACGTCCTGGAAAAAAACCGGTACATGCATTAACCATAACTGATCTGTGCATAACCCGTTGCAGAAATTGACAAAGGCCCGCTCTTCAACCCGGTCGCGCCACCAGGCTAGTAGCCTGTTCGTTTCATCTGAGCGTCGAAACGCCAGAAAGTCAGCACTGTAAAGACCGATATTCTGAAAGAACTTCTCATCCGGCCAATCACTGCCAGGCTTAGCCGTTTTAGCCGGAGAACGGGTAATGTGCGGTGTAAGCAGGAGGGTAGCCGTACTAAGACGATTCCAGATGGGCGTTAAGGTGCTCAAGAACTGAACGTTCGGGTCTGCGTAGACCACGATGTTCTCATCCGTGAACCGACGAAACGCTTCCTGAACAAAAGCGGGTTTGCAGGCTGCCGCAAACTCAGTTGGCGTGTACTGGGCTGATAGCTTGGCTAGTTGTTCCGGTGAGAGTAGTTCACTTACCGGTAATAACGTGTAAGGTGACTGGAAACCAGCCGGGAGATGAGCGGGATCGTCAACTAATCCAATGACAACGGAATGCGTTTTGTCATTAGCTGTGTAGTTCGTGAAACTATCACCTAACGCAAACGCCTGCGGCAATTGTTGGATCGTACAAAGAGTTATCAGCACAACAGAGTCAGAACTAGTTATTCAAGCACATCGCCGAAAGCGGCCAGATAAGGAGCATACCAGTTAGCGGCAGCGTCGGCATAGCGGTTATAGTTACCCTGTCTAAGGCTATCCAGAACCGGTTTCAATCGTCGCAGCCGATCATGTGGTAAGCAACTACGCATTGTATAGTGAGAAAGCCGTCGATGGAGCTGTTGAAGTCCAGGGGTATCCGGCGATACACGCTCGGCCAGCAGTTGACTGATGGCGGCTAATTTAGCTTGCTTTTCGCGTAAAGGAGCCAGCTTTATGGTCCGATTCCGGATAAACCGATCACGGACCCGCACCCGTTCACCGGGCTCCTCCTGCCGCACACCGACCTGCTGCTTGATATGGGTTCGGTACAACTGCAAAGGCTGATCAATGAATTGGATCGTATTGTAAGCGGCTGCTACCAGACCAATCCAGCCATCATAAATATAACCGGGTACGTCATCAGGAAAGGGTAACACTTTACTCAAAAACGAACGGCGAATGGCGGTGGCACAGCCCATAACGCGATTTCCGTCAAGCATTATCTCCATCATTTCGCCTTCCCGCCAGCGTCTCTGAGCCTCTTCATCGAATCGAATCCAGGTCCAGAATCGATTCTGTCGACCCTGTAAGTGCTCGTCCGTTACCCACGAATCGCAGAAAGCAAGTTGATCATCAGGGTGATTGCCCATATACTCAACCATTGTACTGATCTTGTTGGGAAACCAGTAGTCGTCCTGATCGCAAATGAAAATCAGGTCGCCTGTGCATTCTGACAGAACACGTTCAAAATTTTTATTGGAGCCCAACTGAGTTTCATTAACCAGAATCCGCACAGGGAACGGTGCTTCGGCTGCTAACCGTTCAAGCAACGAAACCGTGCCATCTGTCGAGCGGTCATCGCATACGACCAACTCATCGGGTAGCTGTTGCTGGTCGAGTAGACTTTGCCACTGTGCAGGCAGGTAAGCTTCCCCGTTGTATGTACACAAGGCAACGGATACAGTCGGTCGAACCGGATTTTTCATTCTTAACAATCAAATTTGGTAACCATACTGAGCAAAAATCGGTCGCCAGTAATCCGTGCCATGGATATCCCAGGCATGACATCCAAACGGCAGCTGTCCGTTATTATAATGTTCAACGGCTCGTTTTGGGTAGAATTCGATGGCAAACCGCATGGCTATCTGGTAATCAGGAATACGCAGCAGAGGCCAATACCGATTTATTTCGATGCCCCAAAAGATATCTTCGTTGTAGTGATAATTAGGAATCCGCTCGTATCGTTCAATGCGACGCTCGAAACGATGTAACCAGCGAAGCATAGCAGGAATTCGCCTAAGCGAAAGTCCACCGTTTCCAACCCCGTTTAGACTGATTATTTCTTTCGGTGTCACGCCGTCTGGCTTTTTTAGGTCAAGCAGCGTTGCCACCTTTTTTTTTAGGTTGAACCATAATTCGTCTGACCGGCTGGTGAAGTCCCGGTCGCGAAGCCACGGCGCTCCAATATAATCGTATCCTTTTTTACACCAGTCAGCCAACTCATCGCGGAATACAAACGCGTCTAATTGATGAATAAGAATATACTCAACGTCCGTAAATGCTTTGTAAAACTCTTCGGAAAGCATCAGCTTATTGTAAGCCTGAATATCAGTAAAAAAGCGATCGGCAAACGTTCTAACCTGCAAAATTGGATATAATTTCCGATAAAGCGAAATGTCGAGCGATTCAGGTGCCGCCAACCATACCGGATAAGTACCCAACACCCGCATGCATTGCGTTAGCGCAATGTGCTCATACTCAGTTAGGGTCGGTTTATATACAGGAATGACTATGCCAGCGCTTACTATTGCTGTGTTCTTCATACAAGTTTAGGTTGGCCTAATCGCTGAGCAGCAGCTTCCTGCACCCAGCCGTATGGAAGCTCAGAGCATGGATGACCAAAATTATTCAAAATGGTGATATCTTCTCCGCGCTTGTACCGGCCGGAGTAGGGCAGGTAGTCGACAAAGTCGAACAGTTGACCAAGTAAAAGAATGCTGGTTGCTCCTGTTGCGTTGGCCATATGAGCCGGTCCACTATCGATACCGATAAACAAATGAGATTGCCGAATAACCTCCGCTGTTTCCAGCAGACTTAACTGGCCGCACAGGTTTCTGAAACCGGGGTGTTTTTCGGTAATTACGGACTCCAACCCAACCTCGATAACTGGATACGGATAGGTGTCGAGCAGCCACCTGACGAGCCTGTTCCAATTTTCGGGTGGCCAGTCTCGCATAACATGACTGGACTGACAATGGATAACAATGGGGGCTTCGCTGATGTTCAGCGATGATACGCGCTGACGGACTTTCTCCGGGATGTACATTTTCGGATCTGCGGTCAAAGCTGGCAAGCCCGCAGCCTGTGAAAACATATAGAGCAGATCACCACGATTGTAATAATTATCGAACGTGAGATCGATTTGGTCGGCAGTGGGGTTGATGGGGTCTTCGGGGCAGTATTTGCACTTGCGATGCGAAATATGCATGTTGTAAACGGTATCGAATATACCCGTTCGTAGCAGATACACCCGTTCGCTAGGGCACTTCTCAACAAGGTAATTATCCAGATCAGGATGGTATTTGACCAGTTCGACGTACTGTTTGCGCACGAGCCAGATGAGATAGGCATCTGGATGACGCTGGCGCACTTCGCGCACTACGGGTTCACAGGCAATGATATCGCCCATTTGCTCCGACAAAATAATGGCTACCAATGGCCGATTTCCCGCCTTATATTTCAGCCAGCGCAGATAAATGTATTTCCATACGAATGACCGGAACTTGCCCACAATATGGGTGTATTTGTTGTACCGGTGAATCCAAAGTGCTCGCTGTTTCGACCATGAAGCCATATTATTGAGTTTCTAACAGCGCAATTAGTTGGTTGAAGGGCGCTTTCAACACCTTCCTGACCCGTTTGTATCGCAATACTTTTGGGGGCTTTATGTAAACACACGGAAATTTCCGGTATTGTTCATTGTGGTTTGCCAGTAACCGATTTCGATATAAATCAAAGAGCGGCTTGGCATCTGGCCTTTCTCTGCCGGGTGTTTCCGAAGGAGCAAAACTATAACGTGTCTGATACTTAGAGACATCGTCTGGCTTATCCGGATTGTAGCCGCTGTAATGAAAAAACTGTAAAAATTCGGTCTGGTTTACGCGCCATTGTCCGTTCTCATCGGTAGACATATATCGTTCATGCAGATTCCAATACGCCGTATTATAACCTACATGTTTATCGATCAAAACATTGTCGTAATAAACCGGTGCAAAGTTAACCCAATGCTGGTCTACAAAGAGACCATTGCATAAATCAATCCGACATTCATACACCAACCGATCTTTCCACCAGTCTACAAATTCCTGAGCGGTCGAGTCCTTTCGCAGGCCAATGAACCCAAGGTTGAAAATGCCGGTGCTTAAATGATGCTGTTCATTCGGCCGTTCCCAGTCTGGCGTTGGCGAACAGGTATGCGGGGTCAACACCAGACTATGTTTCTGTAAATCCTGATTCAGTTTCTGAAGCGGCTGATAAATAATGATGTCCGGGTCGAAATAAATGACTTCGGTGGCGTCAGGATTATTCTTGAAGAAAAAGTCGATGTAAAAGGGCTTGACGGCTGTATTCAGTTCTGTAATATCGTACCGATCACACATGGCTGCGAAATCGGGAATGCCAATCTGATCGACCTCAAGCATCGGGTAAACGGGCATGAGTTCGTCGGGCAAATTAGCTTCGCTGAGTTTATCGACCAGACCAATTATGTAGTAATAGTCAGGGTTCGTCGCCTTTAATGAATCACCCAGCGTTCGGGCTTGAGCCAGATAGTTTATAGAGCAGATAGTGAAAGCAAGTGTCATAAGTACGGGTAAGAAGCTGGTCAGTTAACGAACGGTGTAAGCAAAGACGTCTATCCCTGCCCGACCGATTGACCAACTGGCTTACTGGCTGATTTGGTGTACGAAAAATACCGTTTTAAGTCGTTAATCGGCTTTTCAAAGAGATACCAGGATAGCGAAGCGATAATCAGTAACGCAGCCAGACTAACGAGTCTGTGAGACCAGTAGCCGAGTGTTATGGTAAGGCCAACCCGGTTGGCAACGCGCATCAGAAACGGGGTAACGAAACCGGGCACGATCATGTGAAAAACATAGATACCATAACTGATGCGACCTACGTATTGCAGCGCCTTACTGTCGAGCACCTGACCGACCACTCCTTGTATACCCAGGCTGGCCCGAACGATGATGAACAGAGCCAGGATCGAGATAAATAAACGCTGTAACAGGACGACCAATATACTGTTTCCGGGCAGAAACAGAAACGTGACGAAACCAAGGAGAGCCAACCCCGAGGCCGTTGTCAGCTTTTTCAGGAAATCGGGAAGCGTGTCCGGACGTTCGCTGACGATGTAAGCCCATAAGGCACCCAAACCGAAAGCATCGAAGCTGGCCGGTGTCAGTACCCCGTCCAGATCACCGACCGAATAGCCGTAACCCCGGAATAAAACACCACAAACAACCATTCCGATAATAACCCATCGAAAGGAAGCCTTTGGCGTCAGGAGCACAATCCAGGGCCAGACGAAGTACAGCTGTTCTTCGACACCAAGCGTCCAGAAGGGGGAAAGAATATCGGCCCAGTTGCCAGTCTTATGCAGTAAAATGTTGTAGCCGTAGAAGTAATAATAGAGTGGGTGATCGTCAATGTCCGATGTATCGGGGAAGGCCAGCCATACGACCGTGATGGCCAGATAATACAGCGGAAAAATCCGTAGAGCACGCCGTACGAAGAAATTACGATACGTGTCGGTCAGCCTGGATTGCCCTGCTTCTATGCGATTCCGGTTGTCAATAAGAATCCGGGTGATCAGAAAACCACTGATCACAAAAAAGACCATCACACCAATCGTGCCGTTGGGTAACCGGTTGACACCTTCGCCGGTCGGAAACCAGTGGTATACGATCACCAACAGCACGGCAACGGTGCGCAGGGAATCTAACTGGGGCATGTGACCGGTCGGGACCTTGGGCATCGGTAATGGGTTACGTTAGTTTCGCGAACAAAGTTACGAGAGTTTCAACGCTTTGATGGGCAGGATGTCGTTCGAGAATCTTCTCGCTGAGTCGTTTCCCCATCGTCCGACGCTGGTCTGGTTGATTGAGCAAGTCTACGACACGACTGCTCATGGCATCTAGGTCGAGGTAAGGGACCACAAATCCACCATCATCCTCAACCAGTTCGGGCGAACCTCCCGCATTGTCAAAACACACGACGGGTACTTCACTCAAACCGGCCTCAAAGACAACAAGCGGATACGGATCTTCGCGCGAGCAGAGCACGAACACATCGAACCGGCTCATATAACGCAGCACGTCCGGCGTTGGTGAGATCAGATGAACCTGTTTTTCCATACCTGCCTTCCGAATATCCAGCAGCAGGTCGTCGCGTAACGAACTGGGTGGAACGCCAACCCAAACAAAATGGACTGGTGCTCCGGCTGTCCGGCCAATGACCTGCCGGGCCAGCAGAATAAACAAATCGTTACCCTTGCGCCATTCTGCATTTCCACAACCTCCAACAATCAAGGCGTTATCGGGCAACCCCAGTCTCTCATAGATACTGGGTTGCTGACGAGCCTGCTGGACAGTACGCTCCAGCGTTGGGGTGTCAATGAGTGTAAACAGTGTTATTCGCGCCGGATCAAAGCCGTGTTCCTCCTGATAATACCGGGCCGTTGCCTGTGATACGGCCAGCAAATGATTCGTTCGGTGCAGTAGTTGAGCCAGCTCCGCCGGGCGGGTGTAGATGCGAACCGACATGTCCAACTCGTGAACAAATGTGACAATGGGCGTTTTGTCCGGAACACCGATTTGGCTAAACCAACGGCTGCTGGTAACCGTATTGACCAGTACCAGATCTACCGAATCCAGATCCAGCAATGCGCGAATCGCCTGCTGGCGTTCCCGCATCTGACGCTGGTAAAATTGATTCCACAAGCCTAGTTTTCCCAGCACCTTATCGGCTAGAACCCCGACAACGTAGCGATCCGGCGTTGGCCAAAGCGTAACGGGGCATATTGACCGATAGTCGTCCAGCAACGGGCCACCTTCACCCAGCAGCAGATGCATCTGAAAGCCTTCCTCTTTCAGAAGGCGCATGATGTTCAGCAGTACAAGTGGCGCTCCGGCTCGATTGGCGTCATGGCCGATTAATAGTAGCTTTTTCAGAAGACAATGTACGGTTTGTAAGGCTGTTTACCGTTCCTGGTTACCGGCACTACAACTTGTGATGACGGTAACCAGGAACGATAGCCCTAGTAAGTTTCGTGACTTGGCTTGGGCAGCTTCTTGGCCGGATTGCCAATATAAACGCCCCACTCATCCGTGTCTTTATAGATCGCGGTGGCCATACCAACTAGGGTGCCCGTTCCAATGTGCAGAAAATCACGAATGGTAGCGTTCACGCCGAAGAAGCAATACGGTTCAATCACACAATGGCCCGACATAACGACGTGCGACGTGAAAAAGACGTGGTCTTTAATTTCCCCGTGGTGGCCGATGTGGTTACCGCTCCAGAGCACAACGTTATTGCCGATCGTGGTGAAGGGCTGAATCGTGTTGTCTTCGAGGATAAAGCAATTTTCGCCAATTTTATTACCAAAGAGCGTAGCTTTCGAGCTGATGTACGAAATGAATTCATACCCCTTTGCTTTCGCTTCTAGATAGACGCGTTCGCGATTGCGGTTCATATTGCGACCCGTCATCGGCGCAAAAAATTTGTGATCCTGCGGAGGGAAGAGGGTTTCCACGTCTTCGAAGGCTACCAGCGGCAATCCCTTATAATCCGTGCCGGTCAGGTACTCCCGGCTAACGGTGAACGCCACTACCTCATGGTCTGAATCGTTGGTCAGATAGAAGTGTGCCAACTCGGCGGTATCCATCACACCGAAAATGATAACTTTTGCCATTTTTCTAGAGTGAAAAAGTGAAAGACCAATCTGGTAACTAGTCCAGTCGTTCGCTCTTTGGTTAAACTAGCTCATACTCGCCTAGCATCGTCCGAACGGCAGCCACGTCGTTGAACATAAGGGCATCCAATACCGACAGCCAGGGAATGAACTCATTGCCGCTCCGATTAAACTGCGGGTATTCGACCCGTTTCGCTTTTATGAAATTCAGTTCGATGGAAGCCGCTGTAAAGGTTGGCTTGTCATACAGCTCGGTTCCACCAATGGGGTTAATGTAACGCGATGCATTTTCCTGCCGACAAATATCCAGAATCCGTTCCTGTGCCCTCAAATGGCCGTTGTTGTAGACGGTGGAGGAGGCAACCAACCGGGTTGTCAGGCCTAGATACTGATTTAATTCGACTAAGCTGAAATGAATTAGATCCGCGATTGAATCGGTCGCAAAATTGATGATTTTTTCGGTCAGCGGCATTACCGTTCCGTAATAGGGTGCTTTCCGATAGCCCTGCTCGATCGTTTTCAGCAGCTTACTGCGCCATTTAGGATCATCGGCCAGATGAACTTCGTTGATACGTTTGTTCTGGCTGGCATCTTTCAGCGGGACCGTAAATAGGTGTTCCTGCCCGTTGATGAGCAGTTTATTTCGATTGATCCAACCCCGATTGATAAAGGCTACATCGTCGTACAACACGAACGTATCGACAGCACTCATTAGCTGCATATAGCCGATGTAGGGCAAAAAATAGGGCTGCATGATCGCTAAGGTCATAATAAAATCGGGTATGGCCGTATTGGCGGGCTGGTCGCTACTTGAGTTTTCGTAAATAATAATCTTCACCCGGCACGATGACCTCCCTACGCATAGTCGTGTCAGTGCCTAGCCGTATATCGCCGGGTTGGGGCGTAATGACACTTTTATCGAAAAAGAGATAATCGGCATCTTTCGGGATTGGCTTTAATCCCTGCTCAAATGGATTGATCGCGATAAGCCGTCGCGATAAGTGCTGACCGTAGAGCGGGTACTCGTAATCATCATTTATGGTGCCAAGAGCAACCGTGGCTGTAGCTGGTACAAGTTCGTCAAATCGCTTGTAAGGCGCGTAAACGTCCGGTCGTCCAAGCGTCATTTGCTGGATGCGTTCTGATTTGAAAGCCGAGGGAAATGTTTTGCCATCGGGTGCAGTCCAACCGAACGGTAAGGCACGCGTATTCAGAAACACGGTCAAAAGGGCGGAAACGCAACCCAAGATTGTAACGAAGCCGACGTAGCCTTTCCAGACCGCGCGCTTTGGCGTAGCTACGGTTGTTCGGGGATGCAAGAACAGCAGGGCCAGAAACGTAACGCCAAACAGGCCCGTTTCGATGAAATAACGGCCTTTGAATGGATCGTAGGGGGCTGAATAGGAGAGGGCCGCAAAATGGAGCAGTAAGGCTATTCCCAGGAAAACATGGGCGGTCGATCGAATGTAGCCTATCAATACCAGAAACAGTAGGGGGAAAATCAGGCCAAAACCGAATACACCCCAATAAGGGTTGGCATTGTAGAAAACGAAACGCCGGTCGAAGGCAAACGGCTGAATCGAGAAATCGGTTTCTTCGTCCAGACGCATGTGTAGTTTGTCTTCCAGCATAACGAGCGGTTTCCGCATCGTGTGATTCAACGAAGCACCAGCCTTAAGGTTACGAATACCGTCCAGGTTGACGTGATCGTACCCATAGCGAACCACGTTGCGGCTACCCTGTTCAATCAAGTTTTTAAAGGAACCCGCTCGCTCCACCGACTGGTGTTTCAGCGCCGTTGGTGGTCCGATGGGGTGACCGAAGACTTCAATGTTTTTCAGATAGCCGGTTGGTAGCGTCCACAGGCAAACCGATAGGCCAATGGCAATGGCCAATCGCCAGGTGCGACCAAACGTAATAGCCAGTGATGGCGACAGAAAAACGGTGTAGATCATGATCACGAACACCGACGGCAGGAGCAGGGCAAACGTGATTTTGTGCCCGAATGCGATACCAAACGCCATACCAGCCAGCCAGAGGTACCGATTGTCCGGGTGACCTTCCGACACGGTCTGCCGGTATGTGAACAGCATATACAAGAGCACGCTCAGGTATGCTGTCAGAACAATGTCGGTTTCCGTTGTAATGGCCTGCATCAGAAAGTCAGGCAACAGGGCATAAGCCAGGGCACAGAAAAAGCTGGCAGATAACCGAACGCCTGCCGGGCGATTGGCACCGATTCGCTGCACAATCCCAAAAATGGAAACGATGGCAGTCCAGTAGCTCAAGTGATGAATGAACTTGAACCCATTCTCGAAGCGGCCTGTCATCAGAAAGGCATAGATCTGAAGCGTACAAACGCTCTTTGGATAGGTATCTATGTTCCAGTTCGTACCACCAAAATGCCGCATCGTTCCACGCTGCACGTACTGCATGACCCGGTTCAGGTGGCCAGTCATGCTATCCCATTCATTGGGTACTGTGAAGAGTACAATCAGTATGTTCGTAAACGCGATGATGAGCAGCGTTCCGAAAAGAAGGGAGAACAGAAATTTTGGGAACAGCGATAACTCGCCAAACCAGCCGACGAACGTTTTCCAACGTTCCTGGATAAGCTGCAAGGCAGAAAATCGCTGCTGCCGGGGATGATCGTTGGTTGCTGTCAGCCGATGCAGAAGCTGCCCGATGATCGTTGCGATGATAAACGTTGACCCTGTCCAGGCTAGCGGATTTGCTGTCTGATACAGAGCGGACAGAATAAACCCGCTCAGTATGACGCTGCCAGCACCCAGCAAAAACGTTATTAACAGCCACTCCGTCAACGACTTACGACAGATTCCGGTTGCAAGTCGCCCGACGTAAACGAGAAATAGAAAAAAAGGAATAAGATAGAAAACAGTCATGATAACGAATGAAAGATTGACGAAAGTGGCCAGTCACTTCATTACACAGGTTCGCTCAGGACAGAAACGATCTCGTTTACAATGGCTGCAATTCGATCGACGTCTTCTTCTTCCAGGCTCGGATATAAGGGTAAGCAAAGTACGCGCAGGGATACATCTTCAGAAACCGGGCAGGGCTGGTGGCCAACCGAAAAAGGTAGCGTGTTGAGCGAGGGGAAAAAATACCGCCGGGGTACGATATCCTGCGCTTTCAATGCATCGACTACGCGTAATAATGTCGATTCTGAATCGAATACGACAGGGTAATAGGCATAGTTGTAGTCCACACCGGGGGTCAGTGCTGGTCGGGTAATTCGCTCAGTGTTCAGGCGGCTGTCATACCAGCTAAACACCTGTTTTCTGGCGGCAATCAGCGCTGGAACTTTGGGAAGAACACACAGGCCCATTGCGGCATGAAATTCCGAGTTTTTTGCGTTGATACCTATGCTGTAGTAGTCATCATTG of Spirosoma agri contains these proteins:
- a CDS encoding ArnT family glycosyltransferase; translated protein: MTVFYLIPFFLFLVYVGRLATGICRKSLTEWLLITFLLGAGSVILSGFILSALYQTANPLAWTGSTFIIATIIGQLLHRLTATNDHPRQQRFSALQLIQERWKTFVGWFGELSLFPKFLFSLLFGTLLIIAFTNILIVLFTVPNEWDSMTGHLNRVMQYVQRGTMRHFGGTNWNIDTYPKSVCTLQIYAFLMTGRFENGFKFIHHLSYWTAIVSIFGIVQRIGANRPAGVRLSASFFCALAYALLPDFLMQAITTETDIVLTAYLSVLLYMLFTYRQTVSEGHPDNRYLWLAGMAFGIAFGHKITFALLLPSVFVIMIYTVFLSPSLAITFGRTWRLAIAIGLSVCLWTLPTGYLKNIEVFGHPIGPPTALKHQSVERAGSFKNLIEQGSRNVVRYGYDHVNLDGIRNLKAGASLNHTMRKPLVMLEDKLHMRLDEETDFSIQPFAFDRRFVFYNANPYWGVFGFGLIFPLLFLVLIGYIRSTAHVFLGIALLLHFAALSYSAPYDPFKGRYFIETGLFGVTFLALLFLHPRTTVATPKRAVWKGYVGFVTILGCVSALLTVFLNTRALPFGWTAPDGKTFPSAFKSERIQQMTLGRPDVYAPYKRFDELVPATATVALGTINDDYEYPLYGQHLSRRLIAINPFEQGLKPIPKDADYLFFDKSVITPQPGDIRLGTDTTMRREVIVPGEDYYLRKLK